The Synechococcales cyanobacterium T60_A2020_003 genome window below encodes:
- a CDS encoding DUF2996 domain-containing protein has product MADETTPKADEQATEKPPAKAAGGEAAPAAKAKKEKPPAVEDKPFPEFIKQDFMPAVKNAMAKEGITDLYLAFENRSYPIPGLVTDPCWQVIGQLNGGRRQFIIGFSKEDIAAPKFFCSADRGSTPSVLESFMIDERKVTLDLMVQYTLQRLNGQKWLVRN; this is encoded by the coding sequence TACTCCAAAAGCAGACGAACAAGCGACCGAGAAACCACCTGCAAAGGCCGCTGGGGGGGAAGCTGCCCCTGCCGCAAAAGCAAAGAAAGAAAAGCCACCTGCTGTTGAAGACAAGCCGTTTCCCGAATTCATCAAACAGGACTTCATGCCTGCCGTGAAGAACGCGATGGCTAAAGAGGGGATAACGGATTTATACCTCGCCTTTGAAAATCGTTCCTATCCCATTCCTGGCTTAGTGACCGATCCTTGCTGGCAAGTAATTGGTCAGTTGAACGGTGGACGGCGTCAGTTCATCATCGGGTTTTCTAAGGAAGATATTGCCGCACCCAAGTTTTTCTGCTCTGCCGATAGAGGCTCAACCCCCAGTGTTCTAGAGTCGTTCATGATTGACGAACGCAAAGTCACGCTGGATTTGATGGTACAGTACACCCTGCAACGGCTGAACGGTCAGAAGTGGCTAGTACGCAACTAA
- a CDS encoding NfeD family protein has protein sequence MSLSLLWLIVGVILCLMEFVLPTAFIEFTLGLSALIVAAVALVAPQVSIQIAIWLVLSVVFTILVRRFVPTSKDTRAIADATDATTLTEIPAGMPGRVLYEGNSWQARCDDPELAIAPNEAVYVVGRRGNTLLVMPIKAIQ, from the coding sequence ATGTCACTGTCCCTCCTTTGGCTTATTGTCGGCGTCATTCTCTGTTTGATGGAATTTGTATTGCCGACGGCGTTTATTGAATTTACCCTTGGCCTAAGTGCGCTGATTGTGGCGGCAGTGGCTCTTGTGGCTCCCCAAGTATCCATTCAGATCGCGATTTGGCTAGTTCTATCAGTCGTCTTTACGATTCTGGTGCGTCGCTTTGTGCCCACAAGTAAAGATACACGGGCGATCGCCGACGCTACTGATGCGACGACCTTAACGGAAATTCCGGCGGGAATGCCTGGGCGCGTCCTGTATGAAGGCAATTCCTGGCAAGCCCGCTGTGATGATCCTGAACTGGCGATCGCCCCCAACGAAGCCGTTTACGTGGTAGGCCGACGGGGAAATACGCTCCTCGTGATGCCGATTAAGGCCATTCAGTAA
- a CDS encoding SPFH/Band 7/PHB domain protein yields the protein MGNLFGLLILLAFGGSVAAGSVRIVNQGNAALVERVGKYSGKKLEPGINFLFPFLDRVVYQETIREKVIDIPPQQCITRDNVSISVDAVVYWRIMDLEKAYYKVENLQTAMVNLVLTQIRAEMGKLELDETFTARSEINEVLLRELDTATDPWGVKVTRVELRDIVPSKAVQDSMELQMSAERRKRAAILTSEGERESAVNSSRGRAEAQVLEAEASQKASILAAEAEQKAIVLRAQALRQEQVLKAQATAESIQIVANMLKTDPSAREALQFLLAQHYIDMGTKIGTSDSSKVMFMDPKSIPATVEGIQSIVSDTKRGQIQ from the coding sequence ATGGGTAATTTATTTGGCTTGTTAATTCTGCTTGCGTTTGGCGGTTCCGTCGCGGCGGGTTCCGTTCGCATCGTGAACCAGGGAAACGCGGCATTGGTGGAACGGGTAGGCAAATACAGCGGTAAGAAGCTTGAACCGGGCATTAACTTCCTGTTTCCCTTTCTGGATCGGGTGGTGTATCAGGAAACCATCCGGGAAAAGGTGATCGACATTCCGCCTCAGCAGTGCATCACCCGCGACAACGTTTCCATTTCCGTAGATGCGGTGGTCTACTGGCGGATTATGGATTTGGAGAAAGCTTACTACAAGGTGGAAAATCTCCAGACTGCGATGGTGAACCTAGTGCTGACCCAAATCCGTGCCGAGATGGGCAAGCTGGAATTGGACGAAACCTTTACCGCTCGATCAGAAATTAATGAAGTCCTGCTGCGCGAACTAGATACCGCCACCGATCCGTGGGGCGTCAAAGTGACCCGTGTGGAACTGCGCGACATCGTTCCCTCAAAGGCGGTGCAGGACTCCATGGAACTGCAAATGTCGGCAGAACGACGCAAACGGGCGGCCATCCTAACCTCTGAAGGGGAACGGGAATCGGCGGTGAACTCTTCACGGGGTCGGGCAGAGGCGCAGGTTCTAGAAGCAGAGGCGAGTCAAAAGGCATCGATCCTGGCGGCGGAAGCGGAACAGAAGGCGATCGTGCTCCGGGCGCAGGCACTCCGTCAGGAACAGGTGCTCAAAGCTCAGGCCACCGCAGAATCGATTCAGATTGTGGCGAATATGCTCAAGACTGATCCCTCGGCGAGAGAGGCACTCCAGTTCTTGCTGGCTCAGCACTATATCGACATGGGCACGAAGATTGGCACCAGCGATAGCAGCAAGGTGATGTTTATGGATCCTAAGAGCATCCCGGCAACGGTTGAAGGAATTCAGTCCATCGTATCGGATACAAAACGTGGCCAGATCCAGTGA